CCTGCACGGAGGCGCCCAGAGCCGTTCGACCTCCGCGAGGGAACGCTGGTCGGCCACCGAGAACTGCCTGATCGACTCCACCTCATCGCCAAAGAACTCGATGCGCACAGGGTGAGGGTCCGTCGGAGCGAACACGTCGACGATGCCGCCGCGTACCGCGAACTCACCGCGGCGCTCGACCATGTCGACGCGCGCGTAGGCGGCCCGCGCCAGCCTTTCCACCACGTCGGTGAGGTCGACACGCTCGCCTCGCGTCAACCGGACGGGTTCAAGGTCCGCGAGGCCCGGAGCCAGGGGCTGCAACGCCGCGCGCAAGGGCGCCACGACGATGCGAGGAGCCGGCAATCCAGTCTCCACGGCAGCCTGTTCAGGGTGCGCGATGCGGCGCAAGGTGGCCAACCTGCGCGCGACCGTGTCCGCGCGGGGGCTGAGCCGCTCGTGCGGGAGCGTCTCCCAGTTGGGAAACAGGGCGACCTCGTGAGGGTCGAGATACGCGCCAAGGGCGGATTCGAGGGCTTCGGCGTCGTTGCCCGTGGCGGTCAAGACGACGAGGAGGCTCTGAGGGTCAACGGCCGACGCGATCAGGGCAGGCGACGCCGACGGCGGAGCCACCAGGTGGTCGCCGTCTGCGATGCGGGGTGCCCCGACGGAAGCGACAAGCGGCGCGAGCGGACGTGACAACGGGGGCCTCCAGGGCATGCCAATAGACCGGATTTCCGGCTTCACCATCCTAAGCGCCGACGCCGACACCGCCTCCCGGTAGCGTGAGGCAAATGACAGAGTTGGCCGAGTTGCCCGATCTTGACCAAGCCGACGCACGTGATCTCGTGGGACGCGCGGTGCTCGATGGCCTGCGCCTGGACGGCGCCAACCTGGACGGCACGAGCGCCGCGCAGGTACGCCTCTTGGAATGCGCGCTCGTCGACTGTAGGGCCGATGCCCTCGACCTTCCGGGGGTCACCGCAGTCGACGTCTACGTCGGCGGCCTCCAGGCGCAGACCCTCAGTTGCAGGAACGGCGAGTGGCGCGACGCCACGTGGGCGGAGGTGCGCATCGGTGCCGTGTCGGCCGATGGCTGCGAGTTCACCGACTTCACGGTGCGCGACTCGCGAATCGATCTTCTGTCCCTGCGTGATACGCGCATCCGACGCCTCACCGTGCGCCACTGCCGGATCGACACCCTGGACCTGTCGATGGCTACGGTGGAGGATCTCACGGTCCTCGGAGGCACGGTGGGAGAGGTGTTGACCGAGGAATCGCGCATGACGCGCGTGGACCTGTCAAACACCACACTCGGTGCCGTCGGCCACCCAGGCTCCTTGCGCGGCATGATGCTGTCGCGGCCACAAATCGAGGACATCGCGCCGGCTCTCGCCGCGCACCTGGGGATCGCCGCGAAGGACGTCGGTTAGGCGTCGCGGTCTGGCTCACTCTGGCCGTAGGGCCAGGCAACGACGACGGTCGAGCCGCCCTGCGAACCGTGCACCTCCGGGGCGGAGCCAGCAAGGTCATGACCGAGGTTCATGTGCCAGTCGAAGAGGACCTCGAGGGACGAGCGGATCAGTGGGTAGAGGTCGCGCCGGTAGGGGAAGCTGATTTCTCCGCGCGGCTGGCTGGGGCGGTGCACGAGGGACGTTCCGACGGGCACATCCGGCGGCTGCGGAACGGCCACGCAGAACTCGACCGCGCCCGCAAGATCGTCTGTGACGGGTTCGGGAAACCGCATGTACATGGGTCCGTGATCGAGTGGACCGCACGCCTCAGCGAACACGGCGAACCATGACTGTGCGGCCTGATCGACGCCGATCGCGTTGCATCGCGTCGAGCCGACAAGCGCGAGATGCGCGGGGGCGTGCCCGATGGTGACGTCCAGCGCGGGGGTGCCATCAGGCACCGCGAGCCTGTTGATGACCTGGTGGAGCCGAAACTGCTTGCCTCGGAGCGCCTCGGCCTGGCCGTAGACCAGCGTCTTGATGGCGTCAGCCGCCGACTGGGGCGCGCCCATGTCGGCACCGAGCACGGCAACCACATCCACCAAATCAGCTCGGGTGAAGCCCACGGTACGCAGTTCGCGGAGCAGCACGCCCAGCTCGACCTGGTCTGGATGGTAGTAGCGGAATCCGGTCCGGTCATCGACGAGGTGCGGGGAGATGAGGTCAATCTCCTCGTAGCCGCGGAGCGTCTTGCGGCTCAGGCCGGTGCGTCGTGCGAATTCACCCGCCGTGAGCACGTCGGCGGCGTCGTGCCAGGGGTCACCCGTTGCCGTCCGCATAAAACCCAAGATAGGCCTCCACGTTGTCCACCCAGTACGAGAAGTCGTGGCCACCCTGACCCAACTCGAAGTGCACATCCGCTCCGCGGGTCTCGAGCAACTGGGCGAAGTCTTCCGTGGGTGGCCGGAAACCCCACTCGTCGTTGTCGCCCACGTCGAGGTAGAACTCAAGGCCATTGAGATCGGCTGTCTCTGCCAGCAGGAAGGGGTCTCGCTCCTCAAGGGGCACGTCGGGCGGATACAACCAGGTGAAATCACGGTCAGTGACAAGCGCCGGCGAGTGAGCTCCCACCCGGGAGAACAGGTCGGGATGGCGCAGTGCCAGGTGCAGCGCCGCGAACCCTCCCATGGAGATTCCGCCAACAAAGCGACCGGATCGGTCATCCACCGTGTCGTACTCCTGGTCGATGAAAGCGATCAGGTCCTCGGCCAGGAAGTCCTCGTAGCGGTTGCCGTCGTAGTAGACCGAGGGCCTACCGGGTATGTCGACCATGCCCGACTCGGTGTTGTTGACTCCGAAGCTGTTGTCGATGTTCGGCATGACGATCAGCATCGGCTCGATCACGCCAGTGGCGATCAGGTTGTCTGACACACTCGCCACACCCAGGTTGCTCCACATGTTGTTGTTCTCTCTTTGGCCGTGCAGCAGATACACCACCGGAACCGGACCAAGGTCTTCAAGGCCAGGGGGTTCATACACCGTCACCGATTGCGTGTGCCCGAGCGCCTGGCTTTCGACCTGAAGCTGGTACACCTTGCCCGCGCTCGACGGCGAAGGTGAAGGTGCCACCGCCGCGTCACCCGACGCGATGCTGCCGGGCGACGCCGTCTGGCTCCCCCCGGGACCAGCGTTCACCGTTGTCGGTTCCGCGCAAGCACTCACACCAGCAACAACACAAGCAACCATCGTGACCGCACTCAAGAATCTCATGAACGCGATCTTGACATTGGCCCCAGGGGCCAACACAAGCGTTGCTCGGGCGGGCGTCTGCTAACTCAGCGAGTTCGGCGCTTCCATCTCCACATCCGTCACGTCCGCCTCGTTCACGTTCG
The Demequina sp. TMPB413 DNA segment above includes these coding regions:
- a CDS encoding MerR family transcriptional regulator, with the protein product MRTATGDPWHDAADVLTAGEFARRTGLSRKTLRGYEEIDLISPHLVDDRTGFRYYHPDQVELGVLLRELRTVGFTRADLVDVVAVLGADMGAPQSAADAIKTLVYGQAEALRGKQFRLHQVINRLAVPDGTPALDVTIGHAPAHLALVGSTRCNAIGVDQAAQSWFAVFAEACGPLDHGPMYMRFPEPVTDDLAGAVEFCVAVPQPPDVPVGTSLVHRPSQPRGEISFPYRRDLYPLIRSSLEVLFDWHMNLGHDLAGSAPEVHGSQGGSTVVVAWPYGQSEPDRDA
- a CDS encoding esterase family protein; translated protein: MRFLSAVTMVACVVAGVSACAEPTTVNAGPGGSQTASPGSIASGDAAVAPSPSPSSAGKVYQLQVESQALGHTQSVTVYEPPGLEDLGPVPVVYLLHGQRENNNMWSNLGVASVSDNLIATGVIEPMLIVMPNIDNSFGVNNTESGMVDIPGRPSVYYDGNRYEDFLAEDLIAFIDQEYDTVDDRSGRFVGGISMGGFAALHLALRHPDLFSRVGAHSPALVTDRDFTWLYPPDVPLEERDPFLLAETADLNGLEFYLDVGDNDEWGFRPPTEDFAQLLETRGADVHFELGQGGHDFSYWVDNVEAYLGFYADGNG